A genomic stretch from Sulfurihydrogenibium azorense Az-Fu1 includes:
- the purB gene encoding adenylosuccinate lyase — protein MIKRYTREKMGYIWSEKNKFQKWLDVEIAVCKAWNKLGKISDDALKEIIEKTHIDDQTVEKIHELDKIYNHDVLAFVTAVAQQVGENGRYIHLGLTSSDVIDTALALIMREALDLLIESVDELLEILKENAFRYKDTVMMGRTHGVHAEPMVFGLKFALWYEEFKRNKKRLQNAKETVSVGTISGAVGTYSNIPPQLEELTLAELGLKPEPVANQVIQRDRHAEFMTAMAITASSLEKIAVEIRHLQRTEVLEAQEPFKKGQRGSSAMPHKRNPITCERITGLARVIRANAIPAMEDIALWHERDISHSSVERVIMPDSAIALDYILHLTKNVLKELVVYPENMRKNMDKSKGLYFSSKVLVALVEKGLSRDEAYDIVQRNAMKAWDTEGLMFKDALLQDPDVTSRLTKEEIDKIFNVGEFLKNIDYIYKRVFENS, from the coding sequence ATGATAAAGCGTTATACAAGAGAAAAGATGGGATATATATGGAGTGAGAAGAATAAATTTCAAAAGTGGCTTGATGTAGAAATAGCAGTTTGTAAAGCTTGGAATAAACTGGGGAAAATCTCAGATGACGCACTAAAAGAAATTATAGAAAAAACCCATATAGACGACCAAACCGTTGAAAAGATACACGAACTTGATAAGATATACAACCATGACGTTTTAGCATTCGTTACAGCCGTAGCCCAACAAGTTGGAGAAAACGGAAGGTATATACACCTTGGACTTACATCGTCAGACGTTATAGATACAGCCTTAGCCCTCATTATGAGAGAAGCTTTAGATTTACTTATAGAAAGTGTTGACGAACTTTTAGAAATACTAAAAGAAAATGCCTTTAGATACAAAGATACAGTTATGATGGGAAGGACTCACGGAGTCCACGCAGAGCCAATGGTTTTTGGTTTAAAGTTTGCCCTGTGGTATGAAGAGTTTAAAAGAAATAAAAAGAGACTCCAAAACGCAAAAGAGACAGTATCAGTAGGAACAATTTCTGGAGCTGTTGGAACTTACTCAAACATCCCCCCACAACTTGAAGAACTTACCCTTGCAGAACTTGGATTAAAGCCTGAGCCTGTAGCAAACCAAGTCATACAAAGAGACAGACATGCAGAGTTTATGACTGCTATGGCAATTACCGCTTCATCTTTAGAAAAGATAGCAGTTGAGATAAGACACCTGCAAAGGACAGAAGTGTTAGAAGCTCAAGAACCATTTAAAAAAGGACAAAGAGGCTCTTCTGCAATGCCTCATAAAAGAAACCCTATAACCTGTGAAAGAATTACAGGACTTGCAAGGGTTATAAGAGCAAATGCAATTCCAGCTATGGAAGATATAGCTCTCTGGCATGAAAGGGACATATCCCACTCATCAGTTGAAAGAGTTATTATGCCTGATAGTGCTATAGCTTTAGACTACATACTACACCTTACAAAAAACGTCTTAAAAGAGTTAGTAGTTTATCCTGAAAACATGAGAAAAAATATGGATAAATCAAAAGGACTATACTTCTCATCAAAAGTGTTGGTTGCTTTGGTAGAAAAAGGATTATCAAGAGATGAGGCTTACGATATAGTTCAAAGAAATGCTATGAAAGCTTGGGATACAGAAGGCCTTATGTTTAAAGATGCTCTACTACAAGACCCAGATGTTACATCACGCTTGACAAAAGAAGAAATAGACAAAATTTTTAATGTTGGTGAATTTTTAAAGAATATTGACTACATATACAAAAGAGTTTTTGAAAACAGTTAA
- the miaB gene encoding tRNA (N6-isopentenyl adenosine(37)-C2)-methylthiotransferase MiaB — translation MKYYIRTFGCQMNVNDSEKMAGILKTLGYEPAQDWKEADVILVNTCSVREKPDQKVLSALGEFKKIKKDKPNAIIGVCGCLAQRAGYEILQKAPFIDMVFGTTNIHHLPQLLEEAKSGNKAVEILEEIDENENLLDQFPTVRENKYTAFVTVIRGCDKKCTYCIVPTTRGKERSRRIGDILREVQFLVEDGVKEIHLIGQNVTAYGKDLGDVKFWELLQAVASVPGVERIRFTTGHPRDLDEDTIKVMADLPQVCEALHLPIQAGSDKVLQAMDRGYTQKEYLQKIDLLKKYIPDIALSTDIIVGFPGETYEDYLETVKVIKEVEYDQVFAFKYSPRPGTPAADIPMTESPETISKWLNDLINIQKDITFKKNLSYEGKTVEVLIEEVNEEGKLTGRTRTNKLVHVDGPQEYVGYIVNVKIEKVNRFSLEGRINGGD, via the coding sequence ATGAAGTATTATATAAGAACTTTTGGTTGTCAGATGAACGTTAACGACTCTGAAAAGATGGCAGGTATATTAAAAACATTAGGTTATGAACCTGCCCAAGACTGGAAAGAAGCAGATGTTATCTTGGTAAACACCTGTTCTGTAAGAGAAAAACCAGACCAAAAAGTACTATCAGCTTTAGGAGAGTTTAAAAAGATAAAGAAAGACAAACCTAATGCCATTATAGGCGTTTGTGGATGCTTAGCCCAAAGGGCAGGCTACGAAATACTACAAAAAGCACCTTTTATAGATATGGTTTTTGGAACAACTAACATACACCATCTACCCCAGCTTTTAGAAGAGGCAAAATCTGGAAACAAAGCAGTTGAAATACTTGAAGAGATAGACGAAAACGAAAACCTCTTAGACCAGTTCCCAACTGTTAGGGAAAATAAATACACCGCTTTTGTAACCGTTATAAGAGGGTGTGATAAAAAGTGTACTTACTGTATCGTTCCTACGACAAGAGGTAAAGAAAGAAGCCGTAGAATAGGGGATATCTTAAGAGAAGTTCAATTTTTGGTAGAAGATGGTGTAAAAGAGATTCACCTAATAGGCCAAAACGTAACAGCATACGGTAAGGACCTTGGAGACGTTAAATTCTGGGAACTTCTACAGGCAGTAGCCAGTGTACCAGGTGTAGAAAGAATAAGATTTACAACAGGACATCCAAGAGATTTAGATGAAGATACGATAAAAGTTATGGCAGACCTACCACAAGTGTGTGAAGCTCTACACCTTCCAATACAGGCAGGTTCTGATAAAGTACTACAAGCAATGGATAGAGGTTATACACAAAAAGAGTACCTTCAAAAAATAGATCTACTTAAAAAGTACATACCAGATATAGCCTTATCCACTGACATAATAGTAGGATTTCCTGGGGAGACATACGAAGATTACCTTGAAACAGTCAAAGTTATAAAAGAAGTAGAGTACGATCAAGTGTTTGCATTTAAATACTCACCAAGACCTGGAACCCCAGCAGCTGATATACCTATGACAGAATCACCAGAAACTATTTCAAAATGGCTAAACGACTTGATAAACATACAAAAAGATATAACTTTTAAAAAGAACTTATCCTACGAAGGAAAAACGGTAGAAGTTTTAATAGAAGAAGTTAACGAGGAAGGTAAACTAACAGGTAGAACGAGAACAAACAAGTTAGTTCATGTAGATGGTCCTCAAGAATACGTAGGATATATAGTTAACGTAAAAATTGAAAAAGTAAATAGATTTTCTTTAGAAGGAAGAATAAACGGAGGCGATTAA
- a CDS encoding bifunctional nuclease family protein — translation MVEMDVQGITLDPISNMPILVLKSKETNDILPIWIGVFEANSIAMYLECMTYPRPLTYDLVTALIESLSSTVEQVNIHTVKDNTFYASIILKDANGNTVEVDARPSDAVNIALRSGSPIYVSQEVLNQVKNGNKEIDLEEEDIKEWIDSLKPEDFERNIEF, via the coding sequence ATGGTAGAAATGGACGTGCAAGGAATCACTCTAGACCCAATTTCAAACATGCCGATACTGGTTTTAAAAAGCAAAGAAACCAACGATATTCTCCCTATTTGGATAGGCGTTTTTGAAGCAAACTCGATAGCTATGTATTTAGAGTGTATGACTTACCCAAGACCTTTAACCTACGATTTGGTAACAGCCTTAATAGAGTCCTTATCTTCAACTGTGGAACAAGTAAACATACACACTGTAAAAGATAACACATTTTACGCTTCTATAATATTAAAAGATGCAAACGGTAATACAGTTGAAGTAGATGCAAGACCTAGTGATGCCGTTAATATAGCCTTAAGGTCTGGAAGTCCGATATACGTATCTCAAGAAGTTTTAAATCAAGTTAAAAATGGAAACAAAGAGATAGATTTAGAAGAAGAAGATATAAAAGAGTGGATAGACTCTTTAAAACCAGAAGATTTTGAAAGGAATATTGAGTTTTAA
- a CDS encoding beta-ketoacyl-ACP synthase III, which produces MGSKITGLGMYIPERVLTNFDLEKILDTSDEWITTRTGIKERHIADEWVKASDLALHSSKEAIEMAGISPKDIDVILVATSTPDMIFPSTACFLSDKLGCKNPMAFDFSAACSGFIYGLTIADSFIKSGKANHVLVVGSEVFSKIIDWSDRTTAVLFGDGAGSVVLSKSDDSSDILSTVMKSEGSHWQLLHCQVGEKLRMQGRETFKHAIKSMEQACNKALAKAGLTKNDIKLVIPHQANVRIIDALAEKLEIPKEKVYVNIHKYGNTSAASIPIAMYEAYKEGRINRGDYILLTAFGGGLTWGAVVIRF; this is translated from the coding sequence ATGGGCAGTAAAATAACCGGTCTTGGTATGTACATTCCGGAAAGGGTTTTAACAAACTTTGATTTAGAGAAAATATTAGATACATCAGACGAATGGATTACTACAAGAACAGGTATAAAAGAAAGACATATAGCAGATGAATGGGTTAAAGCAAGTGATTTAGCTTTACACTCTTCAAAAGAAGCTATAGAAATGGCCGGAATATCTCCAAAAGATATAGACGTTATCTTAGTTGCAACTTCTACCCCTGATATGATATTTCCATCAACAGCCTGTTTTTTGTCTGATAAGTTAGGTTGTAAAAATCCTATGGCTTTTGATTTTTCAGCTGCTTGTAGTGGTTTTATATACGGTCTTACGATAGCCGATAGCTTTATAAAATCTGGAAAGGCAAACCATGTTTTAGTTGTCGGTAGTGAAGTTTTTTCTAAAATAATAGACTGGTCTGATAGAACTACTGCAGTTCTATTTGGAGATGGTGCTGGGTCGGTTGTTTTATCTAAATCTGATGATAGTAGTGATATACTCTCTACAGTTATGAAATCGGAAGGGTCTCACTGGCAACTACTTCACTGTCAAGTTGGTGAAAAACTAAGAATGCAAGGAAGAGAGACTTTTAAACATGCCATAAAATCTATGGAACAAGCCTGTAATAAAGCCTTGGCTAAGGCAGGGTTAACGAAAAATGATATAAAACTTGTAATACCTCATCAAGCAAACGTTAGAATAATAGACGCTTTAGCAGAAAAGTTAGAAATTCCAAAAGAAAAAGTGTATGTAAACATTCATAAGTATGGAAACACAAGTGCAGCCTCTATACCTATTGCTATGTACGAGGCTTACAAAGAGGGAAGAATAAACAGAGGTGATTACATTCTTTTAACTGCCTTTGGTGGCGGTTTAACGTGGGGAGCTGTAGTTATAAGATTTTAA
- the plsX gene encoding phosphate acyltransferase PlsX, producing MYIALDAMGGDYAPLCNIKGAIEFAKEYKIGVYLVGNEEILKQEIKKHNLSIENLPIEIVHAPEVIEMHESPSIALRKKRNSSMHIAGKLVREGKASAFVSAGNTGAAMSVGKFIVGAAEGIERPGIAVAFPNKKGSRTVLIDVGANVDSRPRHLLYFAVMGHTYVKEILKTSDNPRVGILSIGEEEGKGNELVKDTYPLLKMTNLNFVGNAEGRDIFTGDFDVIVCDGFVGNVVLKTSESLGMIILEMIKEEVEKSLVSKIGAALMLPALRRFKKKADFAEYGGAPLLGTKGTCIITHGRADERAIKNALRFASEFVNHDFNKKLLDNINTLLPEELRKSKEDDLNGVLNGQ from the coding sequence GTGTACATAGCCCTTGACGCAATGGGAGGAGACTACGCTCCTCTCTGTAATATAAAAGGTGCCATTGAGTTTGCAAAAGAATACAAAATAGGGGTTTACTTAGTAGGAAACGAAGAGATTTTAAAACAAGAAATAAAAAAACATAACCTATCAATAGAAAATCTACCCATAGAAATCGTCCATGCTCCAGAAGTTATAGAGATGCACGAATCTCCTTCTATAGCTTTAAGGAAAAAAAGAAACTCTTCTATGCATATAGCAGGAAAACTTGTTAGAGAAGGAAAGGCTTCTGCTTTCGTTTCGGCGGGAAATACTGGAGCTGCTATGAGTGTTGGAAAGTTTATAGTTGGAGCTGCAGAAGGGATAGAGAGACCCGGTATTGCAGTGGCTTTTCCTAATAAGAAAGGTAGTAGGACTGTTTTGATAGATGTAGGTGCAAACGTTGACAGTAGACCAAGACATCTACTTTACTTTGCTGTAATGGGACATACCTACGTTAAAGAGATACTTAAGACTTCAGATAATCCTCGTGTAGGAATACTCAGTATAGGAGAAGAAGAAGGAAAAGGAAACGAACTTGTTAAAGATACTTACCCACTTCTTAAAATGACTAACTTAAACTTTGTAGGTAATGCTGAAGGGAGAGATATCTTTACAGGAGATTTTGATGTTATTGTGTGTGATGGTTTTGTGGGAAACGTTGTTTTAAAAACAAGTGAAAGTCTTGGAATGATAATTCTTGAGATGATTAAAGAGGAAGTAGAAAAAAGTTTAGTTTCTAAAATAGGAGCTGCTCTTATGCTTCCTGCTTTAAGGAGATTTAAAAAGAAAGCGGATTTTGCAGAGTACGGTGGAGCTCCTCTTTTAGGAACTAAGGGAACATGTATAATAACCCACGGAAGAGCTGACGAAAGAGCTATAAAAAATGCTTTAAGATTTGCATCAGAATTTGTAAATCACGACTTTAATAAAAAGTTGTTAGATAATATAAATACTTTACTTCCGGAAGAGTTGAGAAAATCTAAGGAAGATGATTTAAACGGGGTTTTAAATGGGCAGTAA
- the rpmF gene encoding 50S ribosomal protein L32: MAVPKRKKSKAKTAMRRAQWKLSMPGLSLCPECGQPKAPHRVCPHCGYYKNKEVIEVV; encoded by the coding sequence ATGGCAGTACCAAAGAGGAAAAAATCAAAAGCTAAAACAGCAATGAGAAGAGCACAGTGGAAACTTTCTATGCCCGGGTTGTCTTTGTGCCCTGAGTGTGGACAACCAAAAGCTCCTCACAGAGTTTGCCCTCACTGTGGATACTACAAAAATAAAGAGGTAATTGAGGTCGTATAA
- a CDS encoding YceD family protein produces the protein MIIYLNLREELKREPFKEIELKIPLKDLDLPENYYIEDKEIDVKLHLLKDKDGYVITITLNTSINMSCDRCLTVFPQKFDFTESILFTKKLPKHQELSEEDLYSEYLEDEEKFNLNEFVREEIIVNTPMKVLCSEDCKGLCSYCGINKNEESCDCEIVMKRKESPFAKLQKLLK, from the coding sequence TTGATTATTTACCTAAATCTTAGAGAAGAACTAAAAAGAGAACCTTTTAAAGAGATAGAGCTGAAAATTCCTTTAAAAGATTTAGATCTGCCAGAAAATTACTATATTGAAGATAAAGAGATAGATGTTAAACTTCACCTTTTAAAAGATAAAGATGGGTACGTTATTACTATAACTTTAAACACAAGTATAAATATGAGTTGTGATAGATGTTTAACAGTATTTCCTCAAAAGTTTGATTTTACAGAAAGTATACTCTTTACAAAGAAATTACCTAAACATCAAGAACTGTCTGAAGAAGATTTATACTCTGAATACTTAGAAGATGAAGAAAAGTTTAACTTAAACGAGTTTGTTAGAGAAGAAATCATAGTTAACACACCTATGAAAGTGTTGTGTAGTGAAGATTGTAAAGGCTTGTGTTCTTACTGTGGTATAAATAAAAATGAAGAGTCTTGCGACTGTGAAATCGTAATGAAAAGAAAAGAATCTCCATTTGCAAAACTTCAAAAACTTCTAAAGTAA
- the dcd gene encoding dCTP deaminase, giving the protein MILNDKTIRKYISEGLLVIDPLDDIQIQPSSVDLRLGYDFLIYPDDIDILDVRDPYFSNRLIKEEASSDGFIIKPKQFVLATTIEYIKLPDFITAFVEGRSSLGRLGLFIENAGWVDAGFEGTITLEFYNANSVPIKIYPEMRICQLVFAQMVDKAEKPYRGKYQGQRGTTGSKIFLDR; this is encoded by the coding sequence ATGATTTTAAATGACAAGACTATAAGAAAGTATATAAGTGAAGGTTTACTTGTTATAGACCCTTTAGATGATATCCAAATACAACCGTCTTCCGTTGATTTAAGACTTGGGTATGACTTTCTTATCTATCCAGATGATATTGACATTTTAGATGTAAGAGACCCTTACTTTTCAAACAGACTAATAAAGGAAGAAGCTTCCAGTGATGGTTTTATTATAAAACCTAAACAGTTTGTTTTAGCAACTACAATAGAGTATATAAAACTTCCTGATTTCATAACAGCTTTTGTAGAAGGGAGGTCTTCTTTAGGTAGACTTGGACTTTTTATAGAAAATGCAGGATGGGTAGATGCAGGGTTTGAAGGAACAATTACCCTTGAGTTTTACAATGCAAACTCTGTCCCTATAAAGATATACCCAGAGATGAGGATTTGTCAGTTAGTCTTTGCTCAAATGGTAGATAAAGCTGAGAAACCTTACAGAGGAAAGTACCAAGGTCAACGAGGGACAACAGGGTCTAAAATATTTTTAGACAGGTAA
- a CDS encoding sigma-54-dependent transcriptional regulator → MEDKGYILIVDDEEDILVSFKEILEDEGYKVDISPNPKEAVEMVKQNDYDLIISDLKMPQMTGDQFLKEIRKFNNVASFIVLTAYGTVETAVDCMKHGAFNYISKPIDFNDDRTWSMIKEAIELAKYKKNTFFYKNYLSTLKNSSDIEGIITVNPLMKEILDYLKKIANFDFTVLIYGESGVGKELFAKAIHQLSNRRNKVFLPINCATISKDVMESEFFGVKKGVFTGADTDRPGILELADGGTVFLDEISEMPLDLQAKFLRFLQEKEVRRIGDTVSKKVDVRVIAATNKDLKQLVKEEKFREDLYFRLEGIKIEIPPLRERKEDIPVLAYHFLEEFNKKYQTDIKGFTEEALQLLVNYHWEGNVRQLENVVREACIIALAKKEYIDVSCLPSYISGQDNSKAMIFDYNLAKKLNDQAFTTKYLKNLLAFTKGNISKAAKLANIERQSLQKLLKKYGVDPSEFRKE, encoded by the coding sequence ATGGAGGATAAAGGTTATATCCTTATAGTTGATGATGAGGAGGACATTTTAGTATCCTTTAAAGAGATTCTTGAAGATGAAGGTTATAAAGTTGATATCTCTCCCAATCCTAAAGAAGCTGTAGAGATGGTAAAACAGAACGATTACGACCTTATAATATCAGACCTTAAGATGCCTCAGATGACAGGAGACCAGTTTTTAAAAGAGATAAGAAAATTTAACAATGTAGCTAGTTTTATTGTTTTAACAGCTTATGGAACAGTTGAGACAGCTGTAGACTGTATGAAACACGGTGCTTTTAACTACATATCAAAACCTATAGATTTTAACGACGATAGAACTTGGAGTATGATAAAGGAAGCTATAGAGCTTGCTAAGTATAAGAAAAATACATTTTTTTACAAAAACTATTTATCAACTTTAAAAAATTCCTCTGATATTGAAGGTATAATAACTGTAAATCCCTTAATGAAAGAAATTTTAGATTATTTAAAAAAAATTGCCAACTTTGACTTTACAGTTTTAATATACGGTGAAAGTGGAGTAGGTAAAGAGCTGTTTGCAAAAGCAATACACCAGTTAAGTAATAGAAGAAACAAGGTATTTTTACCTATAAACTGTGCAACTATATCTAAGGATGTGATGGAGTCAGAGTTTTTCGGTGTAAAAAAAGGTGTTTTTACAGGAGCTGACACAGACAGACCGGGTATATTAGAGTTAGCAGATGGAGGGACTGTCTTTTTAGATGAGATATCAGAGATGCCTTTAGACCTTCAAGCAAAGTTTTTGAGATTTTTACAAGAAAAAGAAGTAAGAAGGATTGGGGATACAGTTTCTAAAAAAGTTGATGTTAGAGTGATAGCAGCTACCAACAAAGACTTAAAGCAACTTGTAAAAGAAGAAAAATTCAGAGAAGACCTTTACTTTAGGTTAGAAGGAATAAAGATAGAGATACCACCTTTAAGGGAAAGAAAGGAAGATATACCTGTTTTAGCTTACCACTTTTTAGAAGAGTTTAATAAAAAGTATCAAACAGACATAAAAGGATTTACAGAAGAAGCTCTACAACTTCTTGTTAACTATCACTGGGAAGGAAACGTTAGACAACTTGAAAATGTAGTTAGGGAAGCTTGTATAATCGCTCTTGCAAAAAAAGAGTATATAGATGTATCCTGTTTACCTTCTTACATATCAGGACAGGATAACAGTAAAGCTATGATTTTTGATTACAACTTAGCAAAAAAGCTAAACGACCAAGCATTTACTACTAAGTATTTAAAAAATCTTCTTGCTTTTACAAAAGGAAATATATCAAAAGCTGCAAAACTTGCTAACATAGAAAGACAGTCTTTACAAAAACTCCTAAAAAAGTATGGAGTTGACCCTTCAGAGTTTAGAAAAGAGTGA
- a CDS encoding ATP-binding protein → MDALTVAWITYFGVLYLTKKREIKDTSFFYSFTAFFFSLLEFYFNYKAYHFTIFPLIIFLLTVSFFNPNKRKYAILFLYYLFLSRLSIFFPDVRNLILSMSFLPLFTFSLTSDRQTFTLYILSVFLSFISYFNEFLSLGLTLVAISIYNIHYFLSKVEEEKENFKITVAKTIDSEIKREFEKLEFKLQTAYKKLKELFKLSVFTVKELSLNDMADKIVEGLVNLGYSGTFIKLRNENIQKKEGFFPNYRIYFDQDIDSVVSYEDNKVILIPLVSENQNLGIIGVYSKISLTREEVEFLITYANTISTSIAKTNFLLEKIKLRDLVQKTIESIDLGIVVLNKDFNLEFINKSAKVLLGKDQESGNFFKHFTILKNLENEFKEVINSKKSFEKKITISENPKKIWEIKAFPILTQEESIENIVVIIEDITEKVEMENQILQSEKLAVIGKLVASISHEVKNPLSIINQSAYSLKRKVNKLCKENAEEIIAGLDRIEKSVYRANDIVERLLNFTKPYYSKIESINIKDVIEEAIKLSFLQAKRSDISISKRLSNAYIKGDRNALIQLFINILINAIESIEDKGSISIKAYKDKSKGLAVIKIRDTGVGIPSQYLDKIFEPFFTTKESGTGLGLAVVYRIVESHGGKIYVESEEGKGTEFTVELPLNKEEEDGG, encoded by the coding sequence TTGGATGCTTTAACAGTAGCTTGGATTACATACTTTGGAGTACTCTACCTTACTAAGAAAAGAGAAATTAAAGATACATCTTTTTTTTACTCATTTACTGCTTTTTTCTTTTCATTATTAGAGTTTTACTTTAACTACAAAGCATACCATTTTACGATATTTCCTTTGATAATATTTTTACTTACTGTCTCTTTTTTTAATCCAAACAAAAGAAAGTATGCAATTTTATTCCTTTACTACTTATTCCTATCTAGATTAAGTATTTTTTTTCCTGATGTTAGAAATTTAATACTTTCAATGAGTTTTTTACCACTGTTTACCTTCTCTTTAACATCAGACAGACAAACATTTACTTTATATATACTATCTGTTTTTTTATCCTTTATATCCTACTTTAACGAATTTTTATCCTTAGGATTAACATTAGTAGCTATTTCTATTTACAACATTCATTATTTTTTATCAAAAGTTGAAGAAGAAAAAGAAAACTTCAAAATAACTGTTGCTAAAACGATAGACAGTGAGATAAAAAGAGAGTTTGAAAAGTTAGAGTTTAAGCTTCAAACAGCTTATAAAAAACTAAAAGAACTTTTTAAGTTAAGTGTATTTACAGTTAAAGAGCTTTCTTTAAATGATATGGCAGATAAAATAGTAGAAGGCCTTGTGAATTTAGGTTATAGTGGAACTTTTATAAAACTTAGAAATGAAAATATTCAAAAAAAAGAAGGTTTTTTCCCAAACTATAGAATATACTTTGACCAAGATATAGATTCTGTAGTATCTTACGAAGATAATAAAGTTATTTTAATCCCTTTAGTAAGTGAAAATCAGAATTTAGGTATTATAGGAGTTTACTCTAAAATTTCTCTAACACGAGAAGAGGTAGAGTTTTTAATTACCTATGCTAACACTATTTCAACATCTATCGCAAAAACTAACTTTCTTTTAGAAAAGATTAAGTTGAGAGATTTAGTACAAAAAACTATAGAGTCTATAGATTTAGGAATAGTTGTTTTAAACAAAGATTTTAACTTAGAGTTTATTAATAAATCTGCAAAAGTTTTACTTGGAAAAGACCAAGAGTCTGGAAACTTTTTTAAACACTTTACCATATTAAAAAATCTGGAAAATGAATTTAAAGAGGTTATAAACTCTAAAAAGAGTTTTGAAAAGAAAATAACAATTTCAGAAAATCCAAAAAAAATCTGGGAAATAAAAGCTTTTCCAATTTTAACTCAGGAAGAAAGTATTGAAAATATAGTTGTAATTATAGAAGATATTACAGAAAAAGTAGAGATGGAAAATCAAATACTCCAATCTGAAAAATTAGCAGTAATAGGTAAGTTAGTTGCCAGTATATCCCATGAAGTTAAAAATCCCCTTTCTATAATAAATCAGAGTGCTTATTCTTTAAAAAGGAAAGTGAATAAACTTTGCAAAGAAAATGCTGAAGAGATAATAGCAGGTTTAGACAGGATAGAAAAAAGTGTTTACAGAGCAAACGACATAGTTGAAAGACTTTTAAACTTTACAAAACCTTACTACTCAAAAATTGAAAGTATCAATATTAAAGATGTGATAGAAGAAGCAATAAAATTATCCTTTTTGCAAGCTAAAAGGTCTGATATCTCAATTTCTAAAAGATTAAGTAATGCCTATATTAAAGGAGATAGAAATGCATTAATCCAGCTTTTTATTAATATTCTGATAAACGCTATTGAATCTATTGAAGATAAAGGGTCTATAAGTATAAAAGCCTACAAAGATAAGAGTAAAGGTTTAGCTGTGATTAAAATAAGAGATACTGGAGTTGGTATTCCTTCACAGTACTTGGATAAAATATTTGAACCGTTTTTTACAACAAAAGAAAGTGGAACTGGTCTTGGACTTGCAGTTGTTTATAGAATTGTAGAAAGTCATGGTGGTAAAATATATGTTGAAAGTGAAGAAGGAAAAGGTACAGAATTTACAGTAGAACTACCTTTAAATAAAGAGGAAGAAGATGGAGGATAA